From Solibaculum mannosilyticum:
TCGCTTGCCCTGGAGTATGAAACGCCGCTGGGAAAACGGATCGATGCGGTACTGCTGGGCGAGGGACGGGTGACCCACCGTCCCCTGGCGCTGATTATTGAATTAAAGCAGTGGAGTTTCATCGGGGAAAACACAAAGGGAAAGGAAACCTTTGTACGCGTCTGCATTTCGCCAAAGGAGAAACTGTTTGAGGATCGGGAACATCCGGTCCAGCAGACATTGACATATAAGAAGCATCTGAAACGAAACCACAGCAATGTGTCGTCCGGAAAGATCGATGTGTTATGCTGCCAGTTCCTCCATAATTTTGAACAGAAGGAACAGCTCTTTGAGGGAAATTACTCGGATTACGCTTTCTTGAAGAAAGAGACCTACGTCAAGGGGGAAGAGGAAAAACTGGAGGCCTTTTTAAGGGATACTTTTTCCAGTTCGCCAAATCAGGAGGCGGTAGACCTGTTTCTGAATGGGGAATATGTGTTTGGCTCGTGTGATTACGAGGCTCTTAGAAGCGTAAATGAAGGCAAGGAAAACGCCGTCATGATCGATGAACAGAAAGAGATAAACAAGCGGGTCTATAAGATATTAGAGCAGTTGAAGGAAGATCCGTCTCATCGGGAACTGGTTGTGATTTCGGGCGCGCCGGGAACCGGCAAAACAGTGATAGGGCTTCATATGCTGTGGCTATACGGTATCATTTTTGAAAAAACCCGGCAGCACGGTTTAAAGTGCGTATTTTCTATGCCCCGAAGCCGTACGCTCGCCCAAGTGATACAAGGGGCGTCCCACATCCCAATCGTCTACCTGGAGAATATCGCCGCCGGTATGGATATGGCCGTAATCGACGAGGCGCATCGGATCGAACGGCTGGATGAGGCGATGCGCACCCTGTTTACCAAAGCCAAGATCGTGGTAGTCCTCCAGGATGACCATCAAAGGGTCCGCCTGAGCGAGGAGGGGACGGTGGAAAATTTCGTCCGGTTTGCCGGGCAGGAGGGCATTGCGTGCGAAACATTTTGCCTGACCGTGCAGAAACGGCTTCAATATCTGAGCAACTATGTGCAGTGCCTGCACAAGTTGTTGTATGAGAGATACGACGCGCCTATCCCGGAGTGTGACGGCATTGAACTGATCTGCTGGGATTCCCTGCTGGGGCTGGACAAATATCTGCATCAGATGCAGGAAAATAAAAATCATGTTAAGTGGTATGCTCCTTTTTGCTGGCCCTGGTCAAGAGACGCCCAAAAAAAGGATATTTCCATTCAGACAGATGAGGGGACATTTGAAAAGCCTTGGAATCCGGAGCACGAACAGTATGAGTGGTATCAGGGGGCCCGTGAAAGCGACTTGGACCAGGTTGGATGCATTTATACAGCCCATGGCCTGCAGTTTGAACACACAGGTCTAATCTGGTGGGACGACCTTCGATGGAACGAGGCGCGTTCGGACTGGGAGATCGATTTGAATGCCAGTCAGGATTGGCAGTTTATAAGGTCCATTGTGGAATTTTACGGCGGAAAGCTTGCCAGTGACAAGAGCCCCTGGCAAGTCCGGGATGGAGGAACCGTTTGGGATATCTACACTTTTCTGCAAAGAAGGGGTGCGGATATGGATGCGATCAAGGAGTTGGTACTAAACACATATTGGGTGCTCCTGACGCGGGCTTTAAAAGGGGTATCCATTTGGTTCAAAGACAATGCGACAGCAGAACACTTCAGAAAGGTGATGGGGGCGCAAATATGGCATCCAGGAAATACAGAACGCTGACCATCGAAATCAAAGACGGAAAACTGGATCAAACCGCTTTGACTAGAGAACAGATGGATCTTTTGG
This genomic window contains:
- a CDS encoding DNA/RNA helicase domain-containing protein, producing MCKDSRCYCAAVQDLLAMKSYEIAGHLKEITKGHTSESEYQSWCRSLPILLGVLHRAGMDRLSLALEYETPLGKRIDAVLLGEGRVTHRPLALIIELKQWSFIGENTKGKETFVRVCISPKEKLFEDREHPVQQTLTYKKHLKRNHSNVSSGKIDVLCCQFLHNFEQKEQLFEGNYSDYAFLKKETYVKGEEEKLEAFLRDTFSSSPNQEAVDLFLNGEYVFGSCDYEALRSVNEGKENAVMIDEQKEINKRVYKILEQLKEDPSHRELVVISGAPGTGKTVIGLHMLWLYGIIFEKTRQHGLKCVFSMPRSRTLAQVIQGASHIPIVYLENIAAGMDMAVIDEAHRIERLDEAMRTLFTKAKIVVVLQDDHQRVRLSEEGTVENFVRFAGQEGIACETFCLTVQKRLQYLSNYVQCLHKLLYERYDAPIPECDGIELICWDSLLGLDKYLHQMQENKNHVKWYAPFCWPWSRDAQKKDISIQTDEGTFEKPWNPEHEQYEWYQGARESDLDQVGCIYTAHGLQFEHTGLIWWDDLRWNEARSDWEIDLNASQDWQFIRSIVEFYGGKLASDKSPWQVRDGGTVWDIYTFLQRRGADMDAIKELVLNTYWVLLTRALKGVSIWFKDNATAEHFRKVMGAQIWHPGNTER